The genomic segment CTCACGCCGGAGAAGTGGTCCATCAACGACATCTTCGGGCACCTGATTGACGAGGAGCGCCACGACTTCCGTCAGCGCGTGCAGATTCTGCTGGAGGATCCCACGCGGCCGTGGCCGCCCATCGACCCCGAGGGCTGGGTTCGCGAGAAGAACTTCAACGCGCGCGCGCTGTCCGATTTGACCGGCGAGTTCCTCGCCGAGCGCCAGCGTTCGGTGGCGTGGCTGGTGACGCAGGGCAGCGCCAACTGGGACCAGGCGTGCACCCACCCCACCGCGGGCGTGCTGTCGGCGTGGGGGCTGCTGCACAACTGGGCCGCGCACGACCTGCTGCACGTCCGTCAGATTGTGGCGGTTCGCTATGCACGCCTCGCCGTGAAGACCGCACCCGCCACGCTCGACTACGCGGGCCGCTGGTAGACGCGCGGCGCCAGATGTACGACTACCAGCAGGACGCGCGCTACTTTGCGCAGGTGCCCGACGGCGGCGAAGAAGTCGCCTCCGCGGAGCTGCTGGCGCTGGGCGCCGACGAGGTAACACCCGGCTACCGTGGCATCTACTTTGCCGCGCAGCGCGAGGCGTTGTATCGCATCACCTACTCCGCACTCACCGTCAACCGCGTGCTCGCTCCCCTGTCGCACTTCAGCTGCCATACAACCGAGTATCTCTACAAGCGCGCGCAGTCCATCGACTGGTCGCAATTCATCGCCAACCACAACACCTTCGCCGTTTTCGCAACCATCTCCAACAGCGCCATCCGTCATTCGCAGTACGCGGCACTCACCGTGAAGGACGCCGTGGTCGACCAGTTCCGCGACAAGACCGGCGCGCGCCCCAGCATCGACCCCACCCGGCCCGACGTGTGGATCAACCTCTACCTGCACGCAAACCGCGCGGTGATAGGCC from the Candidatus Krumholzibacteriia bacterium genome contains:
- a CDS encoding DinB family protein gives rise to the protein MSAPDVAAVARRLVASADALTALVEDVDGDESRWKLTPEKWSINDIFGHLIDEERHDFRQRVQILLEDPTRPWPPIDPEGWVREKNFNARALSDLTGEFLAERQRSVAWLVTQGSANWDQACTHPTAGVLSAWGLLHNWAAHDLLHVRQIVAVRYARLAVKTAPATLDYAGRW